In Gemmata obscuriglobus, a single genomic region encodes these proteins:
- a CDS encoding endonuclease/exonuclease/phosphatase family protein translates to MCLLAAWGVGQLARDTTWITGVCFYIPSVVVAAVLVAIAFMYAATGRRRAALLAAGGALPVVAFVGLIENRAEYIPADGTGRFRVVHWNTAGRPARSGVGEHLLAERADLYVLTDAVNAAHVGVLRDQLGAEYRAATFANLAVVGRGNLRADGWLVDRDGFEVQAVTWAPDGCPITLFVLDLPSSVWVARNPLLREVNALIERHRPDLIVGDFNAPRRSRALTELPAGYAHAYYTAGGGWGATWPVPVPIYDLDHCLHGPRITPVRYRLGGLNSSSDHRYQVFDFSLAAD, encoded by the coding sequence GTGTGCCTTCTCGCCGCCTGGGGCGTCGGCCAACTTGCTCGCGATACCACCTGGATCACCGGCGTCTGCTTCTACATCCCGTCGGTCGTCGTGGCCGCCGTTTTGGTCGCCATCGCGTTCATGTACGCCGCGACTGGAAGACGACGGGCGGCGCTCCTGGCTGCCGGCGGCGCGCTTCCGGTGGTCGCGTTCGTCGGCCTGATCGAGAACCGCGCCGAGTACATTCCGGCCGATGGCACGGGCCGATTTCGAGTCGTTCACTGGAACACGGCCGGGCGCCCGGCCCGATCGGGTGTCGGTGAACACCTCCTGGCAGAACGTGCGGATCTGTACGTGCTTACGGACGCGGTCAACGCCGCCCACGTCGGGGTGTTGCGTGATCAACTCGGAGCCGAATACCGAGCGGCCACTTTTGCGAACCTGGCCGTGGTCGGACGGGGCAACTTGCGCGCAGACGGATGGCTGGTTGACCGGGACGGATTCGAAGTCCAGGCCGTGACCTGGGCGCCGGACGGGTGCCCGATCACTCTGTTCGTACTCGATCTGCCGTCTAGCGTGTGGGTCGCTCGTAACCCGTTGCTGCGCGAGGTGAATGCGCTGATCGAGCGACACCGACCGGACCTGATCGTCGGCGACTTCAATGCCCCGCGCCGGTCCCGTGCCCTGACGGAGCTACCGGCCGGTTACGCTCACGCCTATTACACTGCCGGTGGCGGTTGGGGTGCAACTTGGCCCGTTCCGGTGCCGATCTACGACCTCGATCACTGTCTGCACGGCCCGCGGATAACTCCCGTCCGGTACCGACTTGGCGGGCTAAACAGTAGCAGTGACCACCGCTACCAGGTGTTCGATTTTTCGCTCGCTGCCGATTGA
- a CDS encoding TRAFAC clade GTPase domain-containing protein yields the protein MAESYCRPRRRALMLGAVLAVLAIGGPARAEPLPEAERLAGLRYDWHRQHARREAAGWEADLISPPRPVDRSVGQTQDPSVLVNELVPILGRDYDALRDAALRMSESARARADAARREWEEVYKQKVAFHRYADQQQTAYGFDLEAGTHRSFQLTPADVGLLVCAAVVFAVARGLGARAQRVSLRRLRRAAGVALVLVLPAVSGCSPSFDPGFAVWAVREEGELTASTKEATARAEAAEAEADKKWAAAADSWAKLVAAPGTSAEKVVREGESLVWERLRSAARDARLAVRFTQEAETDQAQLAIDRAKLDELRGGARWRAIGFAAVRCGAAALLFGLAVLPYRHAVRTEAARIKADAKKCPRCFSEKLVVEKTGTISAPEGFAAEDEAATRPRYRAANRKPPQPKRKPGPATAEPTESGYVECKTCGFRFLRSYQRVRRLCFPVVGVRNSGKTHLLATAYDKVRKQVAPTAATIIAAPSLGDERFDLYIDLILNLKRDAGNTLHDVNTPPDPVMMHVRDIDPAGANTALVNLFDYSGELVNQKIDVDRLKKQAVKMDGFMLFLDPTQLDGRKGGVTLDRQLAALNEFMADMREARRVAPGDVIPVPVAVVIPKFDLLVTRNPIAGQSVQFVRKLLGDLTPAQPKRTTLDLVRERSDLVEDMLELIFRGVDVRAVVESYFGRQVLFFPVSSVSLFENELGVEDLSKRTIAPFGVAEPFLWLLHMHGYEVFAGERRE from the coding sequence ATGGCCGAATCTTACTGCCGGCCCCGCCGCCGCGCCCTGATGCTCGGTGCCGTGCTGGCTGTGTTGGCGATCGGCGGGCCGGCCCGTGCCGAACCGCTCCCCGAAGCGGAGCGGTTGGCCGGGTTGCGGTACGACTGGCACCGGCAGCACGCCCGGCGGGAGGCCGCCGGGTGGGAGGCCGACCTCATTTCGCCCCCGCGCCCGGTCGACCGATCGGTCGGGCAGACGCAAGACCCGTCGGTGCTGGTCAACGAACTGGTCCCCATACTCGGCAGAGACTACGACGCACTCCGCGACGCCGCGCTGAGGATGTCGGAGTCGGCGCGGGCGCGGGCGGACGCCGCGCGGCGCGAGTGGGAAGAGGTGTACAAGCAAAAGGTCGCGTTCCACCGGTACGCGGACCAGCAGCAGACGGCCTACGGGTTCGACCTCGAGGCCGGTACGCACCGCTCATTTCAGCTCACCCCCGCCGATGTCGGGCTGCTGGTGTGCGCGGCGGTCGTGTTCGCGGTGGCGCGCGGGTTGGGCGCGCGGGCGCAGCGGGTGTCGCTTCGCCGCTTGCGGCGTGCCGCGGGCGTGGCACTGGTGCTGGTGCTCCCCGCTGTCTCAGGGTGCTCGCCCTCCTTCGACCCGGGCTTCGCCGTCTGGGCCGTGCGTGAAGAAGGCGAACTGACCGCCAGCACGAAGGAAGCGACCGCACGGGCCGAGGCGGCGGAAGCCGAGGCGGACAAAAAGTGGGCGGCCGCGGCCGACTCGTGGGCGAAATTGGTCGCCGCACCCGGGACATCCGCCGAAAAGGTGGTGCGTGAGGGCGAATCCCTCGTTTGGGAGCGGCTCCGATCCGCGGCGCGCGACGCGCGGCTTGCCGTCCGGTTCACGCAGGAAGCGGAAACCGATCAGGCCCAGCTCGCGATCGACCGAGCCAAACTCGATGAACTCCGGGGCGGCGCCCGGTGGCGGGCGATCGGGTTCGCGGCGGTTCGGTGCGGCGCGGCCGCGCTGCTGTTCGGGCTGGCGGTTCTGCCCTATCGGCACGCAGTGCGCACAGAGGCCGCCCGGATCAAAGCGGACGCGAAGAAGTGCCCCCGGTGCTTCAGCGAAAAGCTCGTGGTCGAGAAAACGGGCACGATTTCCGCACCCGAGGGGTTCGCCGCAGAAGACGAGGCCGCGACACGCCCGCGCTACCGGGCCGCGAACCGAAAGCCGCCGCAGCCGAAACGCAAACCCGGGCCGGCCACGGCGGAGCCCACCGAATCGGGATACGTCGAGTGCAAGACTTGCGGATTCAGGTTCTTGCGCAGCTACCAGCGCGTCCGCCGGCTCTGCTTCCCGGTGGTGGGCGTGCGGAACAGCGGCAAAACGCACCTGCTCGCGACCGCCTACGACAAGGTCCGTAAGCAGGTGGCCCCGACGGCCGCGACCATCATTGCGGCCCCCTCGCTCGGGGACGAGCGGTTCGACCTCTACATCGACCTCATCCTGAACCTGAAGCGCGACGCGGGCAACACCCTGCACGACGTGAACACCCCGCCGGACCCGGTTATGATGCACGTCCGGGATATCGATCCGGCGGGCGCCAACACCGCGCTAGTGAACCTGTTCGACTACTCGGGCGAGCTGGTGAACCAGAAGATCGACGTGGACCGCCTGAAGAAGCAGGCGGTTAAAATGGACGGGTTCATGCTGTTCCTCGACCCGACCCAGCTCGACGGGCGCAAGGGCGGGGTGACGCTCGACCGGCAACTGGCGGCACTGAACGAGTTTATGGCCGACATGCGGGAGGCGCGCCGGGTGGCGCCCGGGGACGTGATCCCGGTCCCGGTGGCGGTGGTGATCCCGAAGTTCGACCTGCTGGTGACCCGCAACCCGATCGCGGGCCAGTCGGTGCAGTTCGTCCGCAAGTTGTTGGGCGACCTGACGCCGGCGCAGCCGAAGCGCACCACCCTGGACCTTGTGCGGGAGCGCAGCGATCTGGTCGAGGACATGTTAGAGTTGATATTCCGCGGCGTGGACGTGCGGGCCGTCGTGGAGAGCTACTTCGGGAGGCAGGTGCTGTTCTTCCCAGTGTCGTCGGTGAGCCTGTTCGAGAACGAACTGGGGGTTGAGGACCTGTCGAAACGCACGATCGCGCCGTTTGGGGTAGCGGAGCCTTTCTTGTGGCTGCTCCACATGCACGGGTACGAGGTTTTCGCCGGTGAGCGGAGAGAGTGA
- a CDS encoding MFS transporter, translating into MNDTPPAAPAPGAPARPVPNRGALGIVWLVVFIDLLGFGIVLPVMPRQVEPYLAHLELAAAARGAVIGVLFAVFSLMQFVFSPVWGRVSDRIGRRPVLLLSLLGSVVFYALYGFAVTLDSARAELALGLMLLSRVGAGIAGASVGTAAAVIADCTPPEKRAKGMALIGIAFGAGFTFGPLVGFFGLELFDEQPWGVGVLASGLSLVALLVAVLAFKETRNPEHKAGKDFFSVARSVEVLKMPTVGALVLIYFMAIFAFANFEATLALLTRDALGMTNIRENLLVFAAVGAVLTFAGGAYRPMVKKRSEEALLRFGLVLMVAGLGAVGLVAFAAYQWKADGTVSAAQLTVGFYLSISLAVIGFAFVNPSVSALVSKRSDPTRQGEVLGVNQAFASLGRILGPFFGSILFQTEPSRTLPYAVAVVTLVLVGVLLLPKAKQHPAGAT; encoded by the coding sequence ATGAACGACACTCCCCCCGCGGCCCCCGCCCCCGGCGCCCCGGCCCGCCCTGTCCCCAACCGGGGCGCGCTCGGCATCGTCTGGCTGGTCGTGTTCATTGACTTGCTCGGGTTCGGCATCGTCCTGCCCGTTATGCCGCGCCAAGTGGAGCCGTACCTGGCTCACCTCGAACTGGCCGCGGCCGCCCGCGGTGCGGTGATCGGGGTGCTGTTCGCTGTCTTCTCACTGATGCAGTTCGTGTTCAGCCCGGTGTGGGGGCGCGTCTCGGACCGGATCGGCCGGCGCCCGGTGCTGCTCCTCAGCCTCCTCGGATCGGTAGTTTTTTACGCCCTGTACGGGTTCGCGGTGACGCTCGACTCGGCCCGCGCGGAACTGGCGCTCGGGCTCATGCTGCTGTCGCGGGTCGGGGCCGGGATCGCCGGCGCGAGCGTCGGCACCGCCGCGGCTGTGATCGCGGACTGCACGCCGCCCGAGAAGCGCGCGAAGGGGATGGCGCTGATCGGGATCGCGTTTGGAGCGGGGTTCACGTTCGGACCGCTGGTCGGCTTTTTCGGGCTGGAGCTGTTCGACGAGCAGCCGTGGGGCGTCGGGGTGCTCGCGTCCGGGCTGTCACTCGTCGCGCTTCTGGTCGCGGTACTCGCGTTCAAGGAGACGCGGAACCCGGAGCATAAAGCCGGCAAAGACTTTTTCAGCGTGGCGCGGTCCGTTGAGGTGCTGAAGATGCCGACCGTGGGCGCGCTGGTGCTGATCTACTTCATGGCCATATTTGCGTTCGCGAATTTCGAAGCCACGCTCGCGCTGCTGACCCGCGACGCCCTCGGGATGACCAACATCCGCGAGAACCTTTTGGTGTTTGCGGCGGTGGGCGCGGTGCTCACGTTCGCGGGCGGCGCGTACCGCCCTATGGTGAAAAAGCGGTCCGAGGAGGCGCTGCTCCGGTTCGGACTGGTGCTGATGGTCGCGGGGTTGGGCGCGGTCGGGCTGGTCGCGTTCGCGGCATACCAGTGGAAGGCCGACGGCACCGTCTCGGCCGCCCAGCTAACGGTCGGGTTCTATCTGTCGATCTCGCTCGCCGTGATCGGGTTCGCGTTCGTGAACCCGTCGGTTTCGGCGCTGGTGTCGAAGCGATCCGATCCGACGCGGCAGGGCGAGGTGCTGGGGGTGAACCAAGCGTTCGCGTCCCTGGGGCGCATCTTGGGGCCGTTCTTCGGGTCGATTCTGTTCCAGACGGAGCCGTCGCGCACGCTGCCCTATGCGGTCGCGGTGGTCACGCTGGTGCTCGTCGGAGTGCTGTTGCTGCCGAAGGCGAAACAGCACCCGGCGGGCGCGACGTGA
- a CDS encoding ferritin-like domain-containing protein: MAKTLTDLFHDQLQDAYSAETQITAALPKMAKAATSPELKAGFEHHLTETKQQLARLERVCAMVGCKTGSNTCEATEGLIEEGEEIMGLGLEAQTQDAGLIAAAQKVEHYEIALYGTLCTFAKQLGHTDAAALLHETLEEEKRIDQKLTALAERGINQKANK, from the coding sequence ATGGCGAAGACACTTACCGACTTGTTTCACGATCAGCTCCAAGACGCTTACAGCGCCGAAACGCAAATCACGGCGGCACTACCGAAGATGGCAAAAGCTGCGACCTCGCCCGAACTCAAAGCCGGGTTCGAGCACCACCTGACGGAGACCAAGCAGCAACTCGCCCGGCTCGAGCGCGTGTGCGCGATGGTGGGGTGCAAGACCGGCTCGAACACGTGCGAGGCGACCGAGGGACTGATCGAAGAAGGCGAGGAGATTATGGGCCTGGGTCTCGAGGCCCAGACCCAAGACGCGGGCCTGATCGCCGCGGCGCAGAAGGTCGAGCATTACGAGATCGCGCTGTACGGGACGCTGTGCACGTTCGCTAAACAACTCGGCCATACTGACGCCGCTGCGCTGCTGCACGAGACGCTCGAAGAGGAAAAGCGCATCGACCAAAAGTTGACCGCGCTCGCGGAGCGCGGGATCAACCAGAAGGCCAACAAGTAA
- a CDS encoding DUF421 domain-containing protein gives MPAFNSPDWAQVLIPDAALAESFLRGSVIYLSLIVLFRVALKRQGGSIGLPDVMLVVLVSECVSNVLSANANSVPNGLVTASALLFWNYVLDRLAGRWPRLRRLLEPEPVQIVKDGKPVRENLDAEGITGDELSAQLRENGVDDVTQVKSAFVESEGCVSVIKKEENSPAPAPEPSPRGCGTVDGAPNEEQLIRQFLAAAEELRGVLEWHELRAAKHQTAARSVRALLAERGVRMPRK, from the coding sequence ATGCCCGCTTTTAACTCCCCGGACTGGGCACAAGTGCTGATCCCTGATGCCGCACTCGCGGAGTCGTTCCTCCGCGGCTCGGTGATTTACCTCTCGCTGATCGTACTGTTTCGGGTCGCGCTCAAACGCCAGGGCGGATCGATTGGGCTCCCCGACGTGATGCTCGTGGTGCTAGTGTCCGAGTGCGTTTCTAACGTCCTGTCAGCCAACGCGAACTCGGTCCCGAACGGGTTAGTGACCGCAAGCGCGTTGCTGTTTTGGAACTACGTCCTTGACCGCTTGGCGGGACGATGGCCGCGCCTCCGACGGCTGCTCGAACCCGAACCGGTCCAGATCGTGAAGGACGGCAAGCCCGTTCGCGAAAACCTCGACGCGGAAGGGATCACCGGTGACGAGCTGAGTGCCCAACTCCGTGAGAACGGCGTCGATGATGTGACGCAGGTGAAGTCTGCATTCGTCGAATCGGAAGGGTGCGTGAGTGTGATCAAGAAAGAGGAAAATTCACCGGCTCCCGCCCCGGAACCGTCCCCGCGCGGCTGCGGAACAGTCGACGGAGCACCGAACGAAGAGCAGCTCATCCGACAGTTTCTCGCAGCCGCAGAGGAACTACGCGGGGTGTTAGAGTGGCACGAGTTGCGGGCCGCAAAGCACCAGACGGCCGCCCGGTCCGTGCGCGCGCTCCTTGCAGAGCGGGGCGTGCGCATGCCGCGCAAATAA
- a CDS encoding response regulator, translating into MDNIRVLLADDHAVVREGLKALISAEPGMELVGEASDGRAAVTLTTELDPDVVVVDVSMPELNGAEVTAHLRAERPDRKVLALTVHEDRGYMRRLLEAGAAGYVLKRAAPSELVQAIRAVAGGGTYLDPALATGELSEVNDPARDAGGTGADLSERETEVVRLIALGYSNKEIAGRLKLSVKTVETYKTRSMEKLGVRTRVDIVQYAARRGWLVTT; encoded by the coding sequence ATGGACAACATCCGCGTGCTGCTGGCCGACGACCACGCGGTCGTGCGCGAGGGGCTGAAGGCGCTCATCAGCGCCGAGCCCGGTATGGAACTCGTGGGCGAGGCGAGCGACGGCCGTGCGGCCGTTACGCTCACCACAGAACTGGACCCGGATGTGGTGGTGGTGGACGTGTCGATGCCCGAGCTGAACGGGGCCGAGGTAACCGCACACCTGCGGGCCGAGCGGCCGGACCGCAAGGTGCTCGCACTGACGGTACACGAGGACCGCGGGTACATGCGGCGGTTGCTCGAGGCCGGGGCCGCCGGGTACGTGCTCAAGCGGGCCGCCCCGTCCGAACTGGTGCAGGCGATTCGAGCGGTCGCCGGCGGCGGCACCTACCTGGACCCGGCGCTGGCGACCGGGGAATTGAGCGAGGTCAACGATCCGGCACGCGATGCCGGCGGCACAGGGGCCGACCTGAGCGAGCGCGAGACCGAAGTGGTGCGGCTCATTGCCTTGGGGTACAGTAACAAGGAGATCGCGGGCCGGCTCAAGCTGTCGGTGAAGACCGTCGAGACGTACAAGACGCGGTCGATGGAAAAGCTCGGGGTGCGCACCCGGGTGGACATCGTCCAGTACGCCGCCCGCCGCGGGTGGCTCGTCACCACATGA